Proteins from a genomic interval of Gluconacetobacter diazotrophicus PA1 5:
- a CDS encoding glutathione S-transferase family protein, translating into MLDVYAFATPNSVKVPIALEELGLPYTLHGVNVRKGEQKTPEFLRLNPNGKVPVLVDTPESGDPFVLTESAAILVYLAEKTGRLLPASGEERARVFEQLFFHASGLSPAFGQSGFFQRFAAEPQPLAIERFAAEATRTLGVLDGVLADRPFVAGADFTIADIAHFGWLWRRGFPNITFSDATHVARWYETVEARPAVQRGIARVEALVPQD; encoded by the coding sequence ATGCTTGATGTCTATGCTTTCGCGACGCCCAACAGCGTCAAGGTGCCGATCGCGCTGGAGGAACTGGGGCTTCCCTATACGCTGCACGGCGTCAATGTCCGCAAGGGCGAACAGAAGACGCCGGAGTTCCTCAGGCTGAACCCCAACGGCAAGGTGCCGGTCCTCGTCGACACGCCCGAGAGCGGCGATCCGTTCGTCCTCACGGAATCAGCGGCGATCCTCGTTTATCTCGCCGAGAAAACCGGGCGGCTTCTGCCGGCCAGCGGGGAAGAGCGCGCCCGCGTTTTCGAGCAGCTTTTCTTTCACGCGTCCGGTCTGAGTCCTGCTTTCGGCCAGTCCGGCTTCTTCCAGCGCTTCGCCGCCGAGCCTCAGCCCCTTGCCATCGAGCGTTTCGCCGCCGAAGCGACACGCACCCTGGGCGTGCTCGACGGCGTGCTGGCGGACCGCCCCTTCGTTGCCGGGGCAGACTTCACCATCGCGGACATCGCCCATTTCGGCTGGCTGTGGCGTCGTGGTTTTCCCAACATCACATTCAGTGACGCAACGCATGTCGCCCGCTGGTACGAGACGGTCGAAGCACGCCCGGCCGTGCAACGCGGCATCGCCCGCGTCGAAGCGCTCGTCCCGCAAGACTGA